The following are from one region of the Nicotiana tabacum cultivar K326 chromosome 3, ASM71507v2, whole genome shotgun sequence genome:
- the LOC107824848 gene encoding homoarginine-6-hydroxylase 2-ODD-C23.1, translated as MATDFKSIPIIDLSPLLEKWDHPNLAQDEGVAQVVRQLDQACREAGFFYVKGHGIPLSLMKEIKSITREYFHQPYEEKLKIKLSAATGYRGYQRIGENITKGIPDIHEAIDCYREVKHGMYGDLGKVMQGSNIWPSNPPNFKQLTEEYVDRCTDLSRKIMRGIALALGGSADEMEGEIGGDPFWVLRIIGYPAASISNGHDKADNDVGCGAHTDYGLLTLVNQDDDIVALQVRNKSGEWISAPPIPGTFVCNIGDMLKILSNGIYESTLHRVINNSPKYRVCVAYFYEPNFDAAIEPLDVCSQKTGGTKNFEGAVYGKHLVSKVTTNFVM; from the exons ATGGCAACAGATTTCAAGTCTATCCCAATAATAG ATTTAAGTCCTCTTTTAGAGAAGTGGGATCATCCAAATTTGGCTCAAGATGAAGGTGTGGCTCAAGTTGTTAGACAATTGGATCAGGCCTGTAGAGAAGCTGGATTCTTTTATGTG AAGGGCCATGGTATCCCTCTTTCCCTTATGAAAGAGATTAAAAGCATTACACGTGAATATTTTCATCAACCCTATGAGGAGAAACTCAAAATCAAACTTTCTGCAGCAACTGGATACAG AGGATATCAAAGAATTGGAGAGAATATAACCAAAGGCATACCTGATATACATGAAGCTATTGAT TGCTATAGAGAAGTGAAACATGGGATGTATGGAGATCTTGGAAAAGTTATGCAAGGATCCAACATATG GCCAAGTAACCCTCCAAATTTCAAGCAGTTAACGGAGGAGTATGTTGACCGTTGCACAG ATCTATCGCGAAAGATAATGAGGGGAATTGCTCTGGCATTGGGTGGATCAGCGGATGAAATGGAGGGTGAAATAGGTGGTGATCCTTTTTGGGTCTTGCGAATAATTGGCTACCCTGCTGCGTCCATTTCAAATGGACATGATAAGGCTGACAATGATGTTGGATG TGGCGCCCATACAGATTATG GGCTATTAACATTAGTCAACCAAGATGACGACATAGTTGCCCTTCAG GTGAGAAACAAATCGGGCGAGTGGATATCAGCACCACCTATCCCAGGCACATTTGTGTGTAATATAGGAGATATGTTGAAG ATCTTATCAAACGGAATTTATGAATCAACATTGCACCGGGTCATCAATAACTCTCCCAAATATCGTGTTTGCGTGGCCTACTTTTATGAG CCAAACTTTGATGCTGCAATAGAGCCGCTAGATGTGTGTTCACAGAAGACTGGTGGCACCAAGAATTTTGAAGGAGCTGTTTACGGAAAGCATTTGGTCAGCAAAGTCACCACCAATTTTGTGATGTAG